The following is a genomic window from Mya arenaria isolate MELC-2E11 chromosome 4, ASM2691426v1.
cttgcagaggtgaatgCACCTAGTACAAgttaaccgcctgatagtcTGCCAAGGATAGGTGTCCGGTGGTTGAACTATCAATCTGGGACCCTACAAAGTGCTCACgtcgggacccggagtataaactactaacaccaccaccactaccaccaccaccatcaatATGGAATACTGGCCCAGCCCTCAATTGTCTGGACAATTgccaaacatttcatttttcagattttttcagaaatattaaaaactgcgatctgatattttataaacagtCTTATGTCACTGTTTTCCAGACGTTTGCACAAAAGTTGGCTCATTCCAAggcaaaatataaatttgtcaaaactgtcaatctgtgagagtacatccttaaaaaagataatattattattttatattatttttctaataaCTTTAATGTTCATAAATGACACAACAAGTTCAAACTTTGATTTAACGTGAGCCTTTAAGATTCATTCCTATAGGAAACAAAGAATCAAAATAGACATGTACGTGTCTATTTGGCCAACCTTATACTGAAAAACCGAAGTTGCGCGGCAAAAATACGAAATGACATATTTGCGACggtattattttcaattaaataaatgttatcgtTTTAAAACGTGGAGAGGCCGAACATGCGTTAACCTTATTATATTCCACAGCACAACAACCAAGTGCAACCACGACAAAATCCTTCCGCCAAGCGAGAAACCACTCAAGAAGATGataatttgtcaaattgaaacggaaataattatattaagttttaaagtcacccttttttcacaattatacattaaaatgtTCGAAATGCAATTATAGCCTAggctttattaaaatgtttcatttctatGTAGAAAAATGTTCAGATTTGAACAAAGATTAACGTTTTATTCTccgtgtgttttgttttaagcaaaagtgtttatgcattctatttcatttattgttatatatagaGTTTGGGCCAccatttttagatattttaggCCAATCCTTGTCCGgtgtaaatattcattataacaATACTCAGTAAcagtttgtttcaatattatcTCTTGGTATAAATGATGTACAAGGGTTTAATTGTGAGCTCAGGCTTCTTTTGACTGCACCTTCATCATCATATCCAGTGTACGCGCCCATTTGGTTTGGGTGAGCTATGACCCgctcaacatttttttatttactgtgTTGTCATTCATTTTCTGATCATTTCCAGTAAAGACGAGTTTTCCCCGCGAACACGGATCGGACGTGCCTCAAGGACGTATTCTAGGACAAACTATTGATGATAAAGAAGGGAGGAGacaccatttttttattgtatggttgCATATAACTCCCGTAAGATAAGCGgataacgttcgcgaattgtttcgtgaaACCACTAAAGTTTTGCGAtgattatctagctatctagttaatattcgcggttttttggtaagataaatatcatttaccaaatatcatgaaaacaggcttgaaagtgtCCAAACTGTCACCTATTACTGCTTTAGCTATACAACACGAgcaggttaactagttatggctTGCGAATTTCactggttaacgtaataagattcgtgttaccacttacaTATAAAATTTACCATAACACAATTGAAAGTGTTCAACTTTGTTAACGTCTTCCCTAACCCATATTTCCGAAccatataataacattttcGCATTTATGGCATCAAACGGATGTAATTGAATATATAGACTAAGTTAATTGATCTTGTGGGCCGTTTGTATTACATAGAACATTGCTTTCCTTGCAaggtcaaaataataattattgttaacgcaaaaaaggatgaaaaatcCTCAGCAGTATCCAATCCTATACcattataacaaaatactaaCTATTAAGCGTGGTTCCCTAAATGCTGGTTAATGGTGAAAGTCGAGTTGAAAATTAAGGTGAATGTCGAACTAGACGTTGAGGTGAATGTCAACCTAAATAATTGAGGCGAATATCGAGTTGAATGTTGAGTAGAAAGTCAAACTGAACGTTGAGGCGGACGACGAGGTAAACGTCGAGTTGAATGTTGAGGTGAACGAATAGGTGAATGTGGAGGAAAACGTTGAGGTGAATGTAGAGGTAAACGTTGAGGTGAATGTCGAAGTGAACGTTGAAGTGAATGTCGAGCTGAACGTTGAAGTGAATGTCGAGCTGAACGTTGAGGTGAATGTCGAGCTGAACGTTGAGCTAAATGTCGAGCTGAACGTTGAGCTGAATGGTGAATGTCGAGCTGAACGTTGAAGTGAATGCCGAGCTGAACGTTGAAGTGAATGTCGAGCTGAACGTTGAGGTGAATGGTGAATGTCAAGCTGAACGTTGAGGTGAATATCAAGTCAATATCGAGCTGAATGTTGAGGTGGTGAATGTCCTAACGGACGTTGAAGTGAATGCCGAGCTGAACGTTGAAGTGAATGTCGAGCTGAACGTTGAGGTGAATGGTGAATGTCAAGCTGAACGTTGAGGTGAATATCAAGTCAATATCGAGCTGAATGTTGAGGTGGTGAATGTCATGCTGGACGTTGTGGTGAATGTCGAGCTGAACGTTGAGGTGGATGTCGAGGTAAACGTTGAGATGTATGTCGAGCTGAACGTTGAGCTGAATGTCGAGCTGAACGTTGAGGTGAATGGTGAATGTCAAGCTGAACGTTGAGGTGAATATCAAGCTGAATGTCTGGCTGGACGTTGTGGTGAATGTCGAGCTGAACGTTGAGGTGGATGTCGAGGTAAACGTTGAGATGTATGTCGAGCTGAACGTTGAGCTGAATGTCGAGCTGAACGTTGAGCTGAATGGTGAATGTTAAGCTGAACATTGAGGTAAATGTCGAGTTGAACGTTGGGATGAATGTCGATCTGAATGGAAAGGTGAGCTGAATTGTGAATGTCGAGCTGAACGTTGAGGTGGTGAATGTCGAGCTAAACGTTGAGGTGAATGTCGAGTTGAACGTTGAGGTGAATGTTTAGGTGGTGAATGTCGAGCTGAACGTTGAGGTGAATGTCGAGTTGAACGTTGAGGTAAATGTCAAGTTGACTGTTGAGGTAAATGTCGAGTTGAACATTGAGGTGAATGTCGATCTGAATGTTTAGGTGGTGAATGTCGAGCTGAACGTTGAGGTGAATGTCGAGTTGAACGTTGAGATAAATGTCAAGCTGAACGTTGAGGTAAATGTCGAGTTGAACGTTGAGGTGAATGTCGAGTTGAACGTTGAGGTGAATGTCGATCTGGATGTTTAGGTGGTTAATGTCGAGCTGAACGTTGAGGTAAATGTCGAGTTGAACGTTGAGGTGAATGTCGATCTGAATGTTTAGGTGATAAATGTCGAGCTGAACGTTGAGGTGAATGTCGAGTTGAACGTTGAGGTTAATATCGAACTGAATGTTGAGGCGAATGCAACTGAACGTTTAGAAGAATGGCGAACGGAACGTTCAGGCGAATGTCGAACGGAACGTTGAATTGAATGTCAAACTGAACGTAAAGGTGAATGTCAAACTGAAAGTAAAGGTGAATGTCAATCTGAATGTAGAGGTGAATGTCAGACTGAACGTTGAGGTGAATGTCAAACTGAAAGCTGAGGTGAATATTGAGCTGAACGTTGAGGTGATTGTCGAGCTGAACCTTAATGTGAATGTCGAGCTAAACGTTGAGATAAATATCAAACTGAACGTTGAGGTGAATGTCAAATTGAACGCTGACGTAAATATTTAGCTGAACATTGAGGTGAATGTCGAGCTAAACGTTGAGGTTAATATCGAACTAAAAGTTGAGGCGAACGCGAACTGAACGTTTACGTGAATGTCAAACGGAACGTTGAGGTGAATGTCGAACTGAACGTTTAGGTGAATGTCATATTGAACGTATAGATGAATGTCAAACTGAACGCTGACGTAAATATTTAGCTGAACGTTGAGGTGAATGTCAAACTGAACGTTGAGGTGAATGTCGAGCTAATCGTTGAGATGAAATTCGAATTCAACGTTGGGGTGAATGTAATACTGAACGTTCAGGTGAATGTCGAGCTAAACGTTGGGGTGAATTTCGAGGTGGACGTTGAGGTGAATGTCGAACTGAACGTTCAGGTTAATATCGAGATGAATGTCGCCGACAATGACGAGCAAGCTCGATATTCAGGTTTCTGTTTATTTACATTGTCGAGCTGAACTTCGACATTCGAGCTCATTTCGTTTTGAATTTAGACCTAAACGTCTAGCTTAATGTCGATTACTGATGGATGTGACAACTTTATGAACTCAAAACGCTCGTTACACCATTCAATTAAGAGCAAGTCCACTGGGTTTATCAGATACTTGGTGAACATACATCAAAACTGCAATCGGTcatatttgatatgaatatcattattaatcTTTTCATTAAACTAAGTGATAcgatatactatatatacacacaatCTTTCAAACATGTAAATTGCACAGATGATCAAGATATGATTAATACTCttcaaatatgcaaatattcaatgtgttAGTGCATAATATTATAGCGTTTAGATATTTGCATAAGCTAATTCGTTCACTGTCATTAATTGGTACTCATGCTTGACTGAGTAATACACTGAAGCAATAAAAGAGGATATGAAggttttgtttctttcagtgtttAAGAGTTAAATGTGAAGTGGTCTTTGAAACAGGGAAGTTAAACTGCGGTCTAAAGTTTAAATTGTAAACCTTATATCAAGTTTAGAACGCAATGAGAAACCGTATATGTCGAATGTGAACGTATATTAAAATCACTCTTTTGAATGCTACCTTAACCTGGTCTGTATACGTTTAAGGTATTGTATTATCTTGTGTTTATGATATAACAAAATAGGAAGTACAAATGCATTGGTTCATCCTGGTATGAAAATACATCAACAACGCCATCATGACGAGAGGACTAACCTTTGCGGAGGCATTTTGGGTGAGTCCATATAAGTATCTCAATCATTTATTAtctatataataaaaaacatgattggCGAGACCAGAAGCAGCAGGATTCTTAATACTTCAACAGCAACGAGAGTACCAgcagtagaaatagtagtagtagtagtaatacaATTCGTGGTATTGCTAGTAAAAGTAGTGGtggaagtagtagaagta
Proteins encoded in this region:
- the LOC128230990 gene encoding ring-infected erythrocyte surface antigen-like, which translates into the protein MVNVKLNVEVNIKLNVWLDVVVNVELNVEVDVEVNVEMYVELNVELNVELNVELNEVNVRLNVEVNVKLKAEVNIELNVEVIVELNLNVNVELNVEINIKLNVELNVEVNVKLNVEVNVELIVEMKFEFNVGVNVILNVQVNVELNVGVNFEVDVEVNVELNVQVNIEMNVADNDEQARYSGFCLFTLSS